One genomic window of Ciona intestinalis chromosome 7, KH, whole genome shotgun sequence includes the following:
- the LOC100175588 gene encoding intraflagellar transport protein 52 homolog yields the protein MMPPVPQMGMEERPTRNMILFDQTKRELFTLNNGYKTWHRRLRNSWKVAQHKDEISEESLSEAKLFIVAAPREKFTTFEFENLKRYIDNGGSLLVLLGEGGEGSFNTNINFLLEEYGIMINNDAVVRSVYYKYFHPKEALVSNGVLNRAISRAAGKSLPGLDDGHGVDGGVNPISQALQFVYPYGATLNVVKPSTAVLSTGSACIPVNRPVLATCQPKSTSGKLCVVGSAHMFSDQYMDKEENARVMDVIIRWLTTDEIELDAIDAEDPEISDYNMLPHTEKLSDRLKSCLQEGDDIPTDFTKLFDTKLFKLDNAVLPKILKAFDQLNIKHEPLTLIPPSFETPLPPLQPAVFPPEFCDLPGPPLDLFDLDENFSSEKVRLAQITNKCNDDDLEYYVRECGDILGISPKLPKDGQDAKHILEHVLFQIVEFKKAILAENPEDQFLPE from the exons ATGATGCCACCCGTTCCACAGATG GGAATGGAGGAACGACCGACAagaaatatgattttatttgacCAAACCAAACGTgaactttttactttaaacaacGGATACAAAACTTGGCATCGAAGGTTGAGAAACTCGTGGAAAGTTGCTCa acaTAAAGATGAAATTTCCGAAGAAAGTTTGTCCGAAGCAAAACTTTTCATCGTCGCAGCACCAAGGGAAAAGTTTACAACATTTGAg tttgaaaactTGAAGCGTTACATTGACAATGGTGGTAGTTTGTTGGTGTTGCTTGGTGAGGGGGGAGAGGgaagtttcaatacaaatatcAACTTCCTGCTCGAGGAATACGGGATTATGATCAACAATG ACGCCGTCGTCCGAAGcgtttattacaaatatttccACCCCAAGGAGGCGCTAGTGAGCAACGGGGTTTTGAATCGAGCGATCAGCCGAGCGGCAGGGAAGTCCCTACCTGGGCTCGACGACGGACATGGGGTGGACGGAGGGGTGAACCCCATATCGCA AGCGCTACAGTTTGTATATCCATACGGAGCAACATTAAACGTGGTGAAGCCGTCAACTGCCGTTCTATCAACGGGATCGGCGTGTATACCTGTCAACCGGCCTGTACTGGCTACTTGCCAACCTAAG AGCACGAGTGGCAAGCTTTGTGTGGTTGGATCGGCTCACATGTTTAGTGATCAATATATGGATAAAGAGGAGAATGCTAGAGTCATG GATGTAATAATACGATGGTTAACGACGGATGAGATTGAGTTGGACGCGATTGACGCTGAAGATCCAGAGATATCGGATTATAACATGTTGCCGCACACTGAGAAGTTATCGGATCG TTTAAAGAGTTGTTTACAAGAAGGCGACGACATCCCGACCGACTTCACAAAGTTGTTCgatacaaaactttttaaactggaTAACGCAGTGTTGCCCAAAATACTCAA AGCGTTTGACCAGTTAAACATCAAACACGAACCGTTAACGTTGATCCCACCTAGCTTTGAAACCCCCCTTCCACCCCTGCAACCTGCT GTTTTTCCCCCCGAATTCTGCGACCTCCCCGGCCCTCCGCTCGACTTGTTCGACCTCGACGAAAACTTTTCATCGGAGAAAGTTCGACTCGCACAAATAACCAACAAAT gcaACGACGATGACTTAGAATACTATGTTCGCGAATGTGGGGATATATTGGGGATCTCACCCAAGCTACCCAAGGATGGACAAGATGCCAAACACATATTGGAACACGTGTTGTTCCAGATTGTTGAGTTTAAGAAAGCTATCCTG
- the LOC104265864 gene encoding uncharacterized protein YBL113C-like isoform X1 produces the protein MYRHCFIIICLAVMSRAQTTDVMVTNVTSSNSTTMESFTTEETTTATTMFAINTTAIFTTQSSSNATTMDTATTVTNGSSVNNAAATTAATNGATTAATNGATNTATNGATNVATTAATNGATNTATNGATTAATNGATTAATDGATTAATNGATNVATTAATNGATNTATNGATTAATNGATNGATNTATNGATTAATNVATNVATTAATNGATTVATNGATTAATNGATTAATNGATNVATTAATNGATNVATTAATNGATTAATNGAPTAATNGATTAATNGATTAATNGATTAATNGATTAATNGATTAATNGATTAATNGATTAATNGATTAATNGATTAATNGATTAATNGATNAATNGATNGATNGATTVATNGATNGATNTATNGATTKSSTATTESQTTTTTTPITTAPATVDETQSTSTGTITTCKLQTILILVFMSLCFA, from the exons ATGTATCGTCATTGTTTCATCATAATAT GTTTGGCGGTCATGTCACGTGCTCAGACAACTGACGTCATGGTGACAAACGTTACGTCATCAAATTCAACAACAATGG AATCGTTTACAACGGAAGAAACTACAACGGCAACAACGATGTTTGCGATAAACACAACAGCAATATTTACCACACAAAGTTCCAGCAACGCAACTACAATGGATACAGCTACAACTGTAACAAATGGGTCGTCGGTTAACAACGCAGCAGCTACAACTGCAGCTACAAACGGAGCTACAACTGCAGCTACAAACGGAGCTACAAATACGGCTACAAACGGAGCTACAAACGTAGCAACAACTGCAGCTACAAACGGAGCTACAAATACGGCTACAAACGGAGCTACGACTGCAGCTACAAACGGAGCTACAACTGCAGCTACAGACGGAGCTACAACTGCAGCTACAAACGGAGCTACAAACGTAGCAACAACTGCAGCTACAAACGGAGCTACAAATACGGCTACAAACGGAGCTACGACTGCAGCTACAAACGGAGCTACAAACGGAGCTACAAATACGGCTACAAACGGAGCTACGACTGCAGCTACAAACGTAGCAACAAACGTAGCTACAACTGCAGCTACAAACGGAGCTACAACTGTAGCTACAAACGGAGCTACAACTGCAGCTACAAACGGAGCTACAACTGCAGCTACAAACGGAGCTACAAACGTAGCAACAACTGCAGCTACAAACGGAGCTACAAACGTAGCAACAACTGCAGCTACAAACGGAGCTACGACTGCAGCTACAAACGGAGCTCCAACTGCAGCTACAAACGGAGCTACAACTGCAGCTACAAACGGAGCTACAACTGCAGCTACAAACGGAGCTACAACTGCAGCTACAAACGGAGCTACAACTGCAGCTACAAACGGAGCTACAACTGCAGCTACAAACGGAGCTACAACTGCAGCTACAAACGGAGCTACAACTGCAGCTACAAACGGAGCTACAACTGCAGCTACAAACGGAGCTACAACTGCAGCTACAAACGGAGCTACAACTGCAGCTACAAACGGAGCTACAAATGCAGCTACAAACGGAGCTACAAACGGAGCTACAAACGGAGCAACAACTGTAGCTACAAACGGAGCTACAAACGGAGCTACAAATACGGCTACAAACGGGGCAACAACTAAATCTAGTACAGCTACAACAGAATcgcaaacaacaacaactacaacaccCATAACTACCGCCCCAGCAACAGTGGACGAAACACAATCGACATCAACAGGCACAATTACAACATGCAAACTTCAAACGATTCTCATTCTCGTATTTATGTCTCTTTGTTTtgcataa
- the LOC104265864 gene encoding uncharacterized protein YBL113C-like isoform X2 produces MYRHCFIIICLAVMSRAQTTDVMVTNVTSSNSTTMESFTTEETTTATTMFAINTTAIFTTQSSSNATTMDTATTVTNGSSVNNAAATTAATNGATTAATNGATNTATNGATNVATTAATNGATNTATNGATTAATNGATTAATDGATTAATNGATNVATTAATNGATNTATNGATTAATNGATNGATNTATNGATTAATNVATNVATTAATNGATTVATNGATTAATNGATTAATNGATNVATTAATNGATNVATTAATNGATTAATNGAPTAATNGATTAATNGATTAATNGATTAATNGATTAATNGATTAATNGATTAATNGATTAATNGATTAATNGATTAATNGATTAATNGATNTATNGATTKSSTATTESQTTTTTTPITTAPATVDETQSTSTGTITTCKLQTILILVFMSLCFA; encoded by the exons ATGTATCGTCATTGTTTCATCATAATAT GTTTGGCGGTCATGTCACGTGCTCAGACAACTGACGTCATGGTGACAAACGTTACGTCATCAAATTCAACAACAATGG AATCGTTTACAACGGAAGAAACTACAACGGCAACAACGATGTTTGCGATAAACACAACAGCAATATTTACCACACAAAGTTCCAGCAACGCAACTACAATGGATACAGCTACAACTGTAACAAATGGGTCGTCGGTTAACAACGCAGCAGCTACAACTGCAGCTACAAACGGAGCTACAACTGCAGCTACAAACGGAGCTACAAATACGGCTACAAACGGAGCTACAAACGTAGCAACAACTGCAGCTACAAACGGAGCTACAAATACGGCTACAAACGGAGCTACGACTGCAGCTACAAACGGAGCTACAACTGCAGCTACAGACGGAGCTACAACTGCAGCTACAAACGGAGCTACAAACGTAGCAACAACTGCAGCTACAAACGGAGCTACAAATACGGCTACAAACGGAGCTACGACTGCAGCTACAAACGGAGCTACAAACGGAGCTACAAATACGGCTACAAACGGAGCTACGACTGCAGCTACAAACGTAGCAACAAACGTAGCTACAACTGCAGCTACAAACGGAGCTACAACTGTAGCTACAAACGGAGCTACAACTGCAGCTACAAACGGAGCTACAACTGCAGCTACAAACGGAGCTACAAACGTAGCAACAACTGCAGCTACAAACGGAGCTACAAACGTAGCAACAACTGCAGCTACAAACGGAGCTACGACTGCAGCTACAAACGGAGCTCCAACTGCAGCTACAAACGGAGCTACAACTGCAGCTACAAACGGAGCTACAACTGCAGCTACAAACGGAGCTACAACTGCAGCTACAAACGGAGCTACAACTGCAGCTACAAACGGAGCTACAACTGCAGCTACAAACGGAGCTACAACTGCAGCTACAAACGGAGCTACAACTGCAGCTACAAACGGAGCTACAACTGCAGCTACAAACGGAGCTACAACTGCAGCTACAAACGGAGCTACAACTGCAGCTACAAACGGAGCTACAA ATACGGCTACAAACGGGGCAACAACTAAATCTAGTACAGCTACAACAGAATcgcaaacaacaacaactacaacaccCATAACTACCGCCCCAGCAACAGTGGACGAAACACAATCGACATCAACAGGCACAATTACAACATGCAAACTTCAAACGATTCTCATTCTCGTATTTATGTCTCTTTGTTTtgcataa
- the LOC100185797 gene encoding mitochondrial fission regulator 2-like: protein MNEGKENQNTNKMDDVRAGNRRSLVRMIGAHLPLSITPRPRFEILPNGARLIDDDQRKTLFSLSDICQLIDIPDVFGRSQSCEDLKEISKQPDTTIMTSSSMTSLPPDTMETKITALEDELSMLRSQIAMLVSNQTKQQTDLSTSFNSTISCAGEPASSSTPIKAPPPPGIPPPCMPPPPPPPPPPTTPSASKPQLSVAELIRQRKQGKASSTNCEPSQSRGPISMCDVLKDLHKVKLKSVTRSPGGTPTNKKPLTEPNAADPAAFIAAALRKKFAHRKRCDSPSDSPEPRRSKDKEWEDSPPKFGQHLLKKRGQVNDVVS, encoded by the exons ATGAACGAAGGAAAAGAAAATCAG AATACTAATAAAATGGATGACGTCAGGGCCGGAAACCGTCGTAGTTTGGTCCGAATGATCGGGGCTCACTTGCCACTGTCTATCACCCCACGCCCGAG atTTGAGATTCTACCTAACGGAGCTCGGTTAATCGATGACGACCAACGGAAAACTTTGTTCTCGTTGTCCGATATTTGTCAACTCATAGATATTCCGGACGT CTTCGGACGTTCGCAATCTTGCGAAGATTTGaaagaaatatcaaaacaaCCAGACAccactattatgacatcatcgtCGATGACATCACTACCCCCCGATACCATGGAAACGAAGATCACAGCGTTAGAGGACGAGTTGTCGATGCTACGTTCACAAATTGCGATGCTCGTGTCTAACCaaactaaacaacaaacagatC tttcCACGAGTTTCAACTCAACCATAAGCTGTGCAGGTGAGCCCGCGTCTTCTTCCACCCCAATAAAAGCCCCCCCACCCCCGGGAATCCCCCCACCATGTATGCCCCCACCGCCCCCGCCTCCCCCACCCCCCACCACACCATCAGCATCAAAACCTCAGTTATCGGTGGCTGAGTTGATCAGGCAGCGGAAGCAAGGGAAG GCCTCGTCCACTAATTGTGAGCCCAGCCAATCAAGAGGTCCGATATCTATGTGCGACGTTTTGAAAGATCTTCATAAAGTTAAGCTAAAGTCCGTTACAAG GTCCCCTGGGGGAACCCCCACAAACAAGAAACCCCTCACCGAACCCAACGCTGCAGACCCCGCTGCTTTTATAGCCGCTGCGTTGCGTAAAAAGTTCGCCCACCGCAAGCGATGCGATTCGCCCAGCGATTCCCCGGAGCCAAGGAGGAGCAAAGATAAAGAGTGGGAGGATTCTCCTCCTAAG TTTGGGCAGCATTTGCTGAAAAAGCGAGGGCAAGTAAACGACGTTGtatcatag
- the LOC101243154 gene encoding cyclin-K-like isoform X1 gives MEKPKIKHKITSPCWYYDKADLKKTPSFLDGVNPETEGRYRREGPRFIFDMGTRMGLHHDTIATGIVFFHRFYMFHSFKKFPRHITATCCLFLAGKVEETPKKCKDLIKVARGLLNEAQFVQFGNDPKEEVLTFEKVLLQTIKFDLTVEHPYKYMLQYAKKLKGDRAKIEKLVQMSWIFINDSFYTTLCLQWEPAIVAVAVMHLAGRLCKFEPQDWAYNRGRWWEQFIDDISMELLEDICHQVLDQYPHSKGKTPSNKSKRPKTPVDSDKSETASKSFRSESHKVKSKSNHTSAKKPHHPSKTSQPKPTSTSQSSRRSSSNTEVVAMETEDTQDHGTIEKGAPSVNIPTPSTTTAEVPVYFNNQYQYATSSDQSAYFMQQKAGFVPQIPNYTNPAPPQPPIAPPTPPAPQRQPFPQYPGSYDGNYHQFTTPEMYQQNKAYPPAYSGMNQAPTGLATVRITGRRETNPTQQWP, from the coding sequence ATGGAGAAACCGAAGATAAAACACAAGATCACGAGCCCGTGTTGGTATTATGATAAAGCGGATTTGAAGAAAACGCCGTCGTTTCTCGACGGGGTAAACCCGGAAACGGAGGGTCGGTATCGTCGCGAAGGTCCGAGGTTTATATTCGACATGGGGACGAGAATGGGGTTGCATCACGATACCATAGCAACCGGGATCGTGTTCTTCCATCGTTTCTACATGTTTCATTCGTTCAAGAAGTTTCCTCGCCATATCACAGCaacttgttgtttgtttcTCGCTGGGAAGGTGGAAGAAACGCCAAAGAAATGCAaagatttaataaaagtaGCGCGAGGTCTGCTAAATGAAGCACAATTTGTACAGTTTGGAAACGACCCAAAAGAAGAAGTTTTAACATTCGAAAAAGTTTTGCTCCAAACCATCAAGTTTGATCTGACAGTTGAACATCCTTATAAATACATGCTACAATATGCTAAGAAACTAAAGGGAGATCGTGCGAAGATTGAAAAGTTGGTACAGATGTCTTGGATCTTTATAAACGATAGTTTCTACACGACTCTGTGCCTTCAATGGGAGCCAGCCATTGTAGCGGTTGCCGTCATGCACCTTGCCGGGCGTTTGTGTAAGTTTGAACCCCAGGATTGGGCATACAACAGAGGACGTTGGTGGGAGCAGTTTATCGACGACATCAGCATGGAACTCCTTGAGGATATTTGCCACCAAGTGCTTGACCAATACCCACACTCAAAGGGAAAGACTCCatcaaataaatcaaaacGGCCGAAAACGCCGGTTGATTCTGACAAAAGCGAAACGGCATCAAAAAGTTTCCGCAGTGAGTCACATAAAGTTAAATCTAAATCCAACCACACCTCAGCCAAGAAACCACACCATCCTTCCAAAACATCGCAACCAAAACCAACATCTACGTCCCAATCCTCCCGACGATCCTCGTCAAACACGGAGGTCGTTGCCATGGAGACGGAGGACACACAGGATCATGGCACGATAGAAAAAGGAGCTCCGAGCGTCAATATCCCAACACCATCAACCACAACGGCTGAAGTGCCAGTATATTTCAACAACCAATATCAATACGCAACTTCCAGCGATCAGAGCGCTTACTTTATGCAGCAGAAAGCTGGTTTTGTGCCACAGATACCAAACTACACCAACCCTGCACCCCCACAACCCCCTATAGCCCCTCCAACCCCCCCAGCCCCACAGCGTCAACCCTTCCCCCAGTACCCCGGCTCATACGATGGCAATTACCACCAATTCACTACCCCTGAAATGTACCAGCAGAATAAAGCCTACCCCCCTGCATACAGTGGAATGAACCAAGCCCCTACAGGACTTGCCACCGTTAGAATCACTGGACGAAGGGAAACGAACCCGACCCAACAATGGCCATAA